The DNA window CCGACAAGTTCAGCACGATCAACGACAACGGCCTGTACTTCCGCACCGCGCCCCCGGACAAGCTCCAGGGCCGCGTGCTCGGCGACCTCGTCGTGGCCGACGGCAACGACACCGTGGGCATCCTCGCCATGCAGGACTCCTACGGCTCGGGCCTCGCCGACCAGATCGCGAAGACCGCCGAGGAGGGCGGCGCGACGGTCGTCGAGCGGGTGGACTACGACCCGAAGGCCGCCGACTTCTCTGCCGACGTCACCAAGATCAAGGCCAAGAACCCCAAGGCCGTCGTGCTGATCGGCTTCGAGGAGACCTCCAAGGTCATCCAGGAGCTCGTCAAGCAGGGCCTGTCGGCGGACAAGGTGAAGTGGTACATGGTGGACGGCAACATGTCGAACACCAACTACCTGAAGATGCCCAAGGGCACCCTCAAGGGCGTCAAGGGCACCATCCCCGGCGCCGAGGCCCCGGACGCCTTCCGGGAGCGGCTCCTCACGGTCGACAAGGAGCTGGAGGACTACACCTACGCCGCGGAGTCGTACGACGCCGCCGTCCTCATCGCCCTGGCCGCCGAGGCGGCCAAGGACGACAGCGGCGCCTCCGTCGCCGCCAAGCTGGCCGAGGTCAGCAAGGGCGGCGAGAAGTGCAAGAGCTTCAAGGAGTGCGCCGACCTGCTGAAGGCCGGCAAGGACATCGACTACGACGGACTGAGCGGCCCG is part of the Nonomuraea coxensis DSM 45129 genome and encodes:
- a CDS encoding ABC transporter substrate-binding protein — encoded protein: MIRIAPAGRVLAVAAAASLALTACGGGDTAAPQQTASSAAPASSAPAAAQGDGTLTLGTVLPQTGSLAFLGPPEFAAVDLAAKEINEAGGVLGKPVKVIHTDSGDTTTNIASQSVDKLLGQKADAIIGAASSSVSESIIDKITGAGVVQFSPANTSDKFSTINDNGLYFRTAPPDKLQGRVLGDLVVADGNDTVGILAMQDSYGSGLADQIAKTAEEGGATVVERVDYDPKAADFSADVTKIKAKNPKAVVLIGFEETSKVIQELVKQGLSADKVKWYMVDGNMSNTNYLKMPKGTLKGVKGTIPGAEAPDAFRERLLTVDKELEDYTYAAESYDAAVLIALAAEAAKDDSGASVAAKLAEVSKGGEKCKSFKECADLLKAGKDIDYDGLSGPVEFDDNGDPAVATIGVYQYGDDNKYPGKAEEYRTGNIAG